The following proteins are encoded in a genomic region of Roseinatronobacter sp. S2:
- a CDS encoding sugar phosphate isomerase/epimerase — translation MTRTISLAHLSAISLTPPDLVHAAADAGFDAVGLRLLRVTDDSPGYPLMDDPGQMRATRDALAQTGLSVSDIEFVRITQDLDPATLRPLLDAGAELGARHLICAPYDDDLARLGDKLDQIGAHCAARDLSPVLEFFPWTPVPDLATCWDVVQGCAPHVGVLLDVLHFDRSASTLDQIAQIPPARLPFIHICDALRHPPYTIQQLLHTAREDRLTPGTGQIDIAAILAALPPDTPLGLEVPMKQNQPIARHLLDLFESVSRL, via the coding sequence ATGACCCGCACGATATCGCTGGCCCATCTCAGCGCGATTTCCCTGACCCCGCCCGACCTTGTGCACGCAGCGGCAGATGCGGGGTTTGATGCAGTTGGCCTGCGCCTGCTGCGCGTCACAGATGACAGCCCCGGCTACCCGCTGATGGATGATCCGGGCCAGATGCGCGCGACCCGCGATGCATTGGCGCAAACCGGACTGTCGGTGTCCGATATCGAATTTGTCCGCATCACACAGGATCTGGACCCCGCAACGCTGCGCCCCTTGCTGGATGCCGGCGCGGAATTGGGCGCGCGCCACCTGATCTGCGCGCCCTATGATGATGATCTGGCGCGGCTTGGTGACAAACTGGACCAGATCGGTGCGCATTGCGCCGCGCGGGACCTGTCGCCGGTGCTGGAATTTTTTCCATGGACCCCGGTGCCCGATCTTGCCACCTGCTGGGATGTGGTGCAGGGCTGCGCGCCGCATGTGGGGGTGCTGCTGGATGTGCTGCATTTCGACCGGTCCGCCAGCACATTGGACCAGATCGCGCAAATCCCCCCTGCGCGCCTGCCCTTCATTCATATCTGCGATGCACTGCGCCACCCGCCCTACACAATTCAGCAGTTGCTACACACCGCACGCGAGGATCGCCTGACGCCGGGCACAGGGCAGATTGACATTGCGGCCATTCTGGCAGCCCTGCCGCCTGATACCCCACTGGGATTGGAAGTGCCCATGAAGCAGAATCAGCCCATCGCGCGGCACCTACTTGACCTGTTTGAAAGCGTTTCAAGGCTATAA
- a CDS encoding FAD-dependent oxidoreductase — protein sequence MTPQSYDIIILGSGAAGLAAAVTAASHGANVLVLESAGVLGGTTALSGGWIWAPGTSLAHAAGIDTAQDSPRRYLQHVLGNHFNPERVDAFLDAAPRMVDFFHNQTAVQFDLGAGIPDTYSHVPGAGMGGRSVIARPYDGRKLKQNITLLRLPLRETTFHGMTIQAGADLRSFMTMTRNARSFLHVTGRVLRHARDLALHGRGMDLRNGAALAARLMRSALDLGVDWRVNTTVTALLRHKSAVDGVQLACGQIITARKGVILATGGYGYDTARRAQTFPRNDSHDSLSVPSAQGGGAALATALGAQFDQSAAAPAALCPVSQVPYPDGARGLFPHIIDRGKPGVIGVLANGRRFCNEGLGYHDYVTALLDATPPDQPAQSWLVCDHRFLRRYGLGIVRPAPVPWAQWQKRGYLNTADTVQGLARACGIDAAALARTVANWNTHAERGHDPEFGRGTTPYMRLQGDPDHGPNPCVGPIAKPPFHAVRVTPGSFGTFAGLACDGAARVLDTAGAPIAGLYCAGADAASPFGGFYPAGGINLGPAMTFGFVAGHHAATGERP from the coding sequence GTGACCCCACAATCCTATGACATCATCATTCTGGGGTCCGGGGCCGCAGGGCTTGCCGCAGCGGTCACAGCCGCATCGCACGGCGCAAACGTGCTTGTTCTGGAATCCGCAGGTGTTCTGGGGGGCACAACCGCATTGTCAGGCGGATGGATATGGGCGCCCGGCACGTCGCTGGCACACGCGGCGGGCATTGATACCGCGCAAGACAGCCCGCGCCGCTACTTGCAACATGTTCTTGGCAACCATTTCAACCCCGAACGCGTGGACGCATTTCTGGACGCAGCGCCCAGAATGGTAGACTTCTTTCATAACCAAACAGCGGTGCAATTCGATCTTGGCGCTGGCATTCCAGACACTTACAGCCATGTTCCGGGCGCAGGCATGGGCGGGCGGTCGGTCATTGCGCGCCCTTATGACGGGCGCAAGCTGAAGCAAAACATCACTTTGTTGCGCCTGCCGTTGCGCGAAACCACCTTTCACGGGATGACCATTCAGGCAGGGGCAGACCTGCGCAGCTTCATGACCATGACGCGGAATGCGCGGTCGTTTTTGCATGTGACAGGGCGGGTGCTGCGCCATGCCCGCGATCTGGCCCTGCATGGGCGCGGAATGGACCTGCGCAATGGCGCGGCACTGGCCGCGCGGTTAATGCGATCCGCGCTTGATCTGGGGGTGGACTGGCGGGTGAACACCACCGTGACGGCATTGCTGCGCCACAAAAGCGCTGTGGATGGCGTGCAGCTGGCCTGTGGCCAGATCATCACCGCGCGCAAGGGCGTCATTCTGGCAACGGGGGGCTATGGCTATGACACCGCACGGCGCGCGCAAACCTTCCCCCGCAACGATAGCCATGACAGCCTTTCGGTGCCCAGCGCGCAAGGCGGTGGCGCGGCACTTGCAACAGCACTCGGCGCGCAATTCGACCAAAGCGCCGCCGCACCTGCCGCCCTTTGCCCCGTGTCACAGGTGCCCTATCCCGACGGGGCACGCGGGCTGTTTCCGCATATCATTGACCGGGGAAAACCGGGTGTCATCGGGGTTTTGGCCAACGGACGCAGGTTTTGCAACGAAGGGCTGGGATATCATGATTACGTCACCGCCCTGCTGGACGCGACGCCGCCTGACCAGCCCGCGCAGTCATGGCTGGTCTGCGACCACCGCTTTCTGCGCCGCTATGGTCTGGGCATCGTGCGCCCTGCGCCCGTGCCATGGGCGCAGTGGCAAAAGCGCGGCTATCTGAACACGGCGGACACAGTTCAGGGCCTTGCACGCGCCTGCGGCATTGATGCGGCCGCGCTGGCGCGGACCGTTGCGAACTGGAACACCCATGCCGAACGCGGACACGATCCCGAATTCGGCAGGGGAACCACACCCTATATGCGCCTGCAAGGCGACCCCGACCACGGCCCGAACCCCTGCGTGGGCCCCATTGCAAAGCCGCCCTTTCACGCGGTCAGGGTCACGCCCGGCAGTTTCGGGACATTCGCGGGGCTTGCCTGCGACGGGGCGGCACGGGTTCTGGACACTGCGGGCGCGCCCATCGCGGGGCTGTATTGTGCGGGCGCGGATGCCGCCAGCCCTTTCGGCGGGTTCTATCCGGCAGGGGGCATCAACCTTGGCCCTGCCATGACCTTCGGTTTTGTTGCGGGCCACCATGCCGCCACAGGCGAACGCCCATGA
- a CDS encoding tripartite tricarboxylate transporter TctB family protein, with the protein MDPNFRGDDDHHDGTSDATPGGYPQQRRPGEVFFTCFLLVASAVLLNEAFGISGFDKLSAPGTVPVVTAAIMVVCMAIIFFQTIRLPKVTGESIARDILPWRVLAFVGCLVAYALAVRPLGFLPTTALFLVFGIRLLGRGWVFSVGVGLGALVCIWIVFRIVFTVLMPPGIVPEAELVQIIRNLFSGVR; encoded by the coding sequence ATGGACCCCAATTTCCGCGGTGACGATGATCATCATGACGGAACCTCGGACGCGACACCGGGGGGATATCCGCAACAACGCCGCCCCGGAGAGGTTTTCTTTACCTGCTTCTTGCTGGTGGCAAGCGCGGTCTTGCTGAATGAGGCCTTTGGCATATCGGGGTTTGACAAATTGTCTGCACCCGGCACTGTGCCGGTTGTGACCGCAGCCATTATGGTGGTGTGCATGGCGATTATCTTTTTCCAGACAATCCGCCTGCCGAAAGTCACCGGCGAAAGCATTGCGCGCGACATTCTGCCATGGCGGGTGCTGGCCTTTGTCGGGTGTCTGGTCGCCTATGCGCTGGCCGTGCGCCCTTTGGGTTTCTTGCCCACAACGGCTTTGTTTCTGGTGTTCGGTATCCGGCTTTTGGGGCGCGGGTGGGTGTTTTCCGTGGGCGTGGGGCTGGGGGCGCTGGTCTGTATCTGGATCGTGTTCCGCATTGTGTTCACTGTGCTTATGCCGCCCGGTATCGTGCCTGAAGCGGAACTTGTGCAGATCATCCGCAATCTGTTCAGCGGGGTCCGGTGA
- a CDS encoding tripartite tricarboxylate transporter substrate binding protein, with the protein MKYTVFGAVSAALIGAGGAMAQDFPTKEIQGIIQWGAGGSTDVVMRSVTPHAEAVLGGTVVMQNMTGGVGAIGLNHVADQAADGYTLLMGAENPLLYKVMGLGDKDYSDFIAINLLARGTPILVSGQNTPYNDYAELMEFIAENPGEVRFGATGPGGLPSVITAMMNAVEGELDVISVPFDGDGPALTALQGGAIDVMPAVLGAAIEGIRAGTMKPLAVFDVESNERLPDVPTVASFNDAYDDLLPWGPFFGIFVKNGTPDDVVGALQAAYSEAAQNADFVEMIDNRGFTMMNIAGDEAADFMNRWQQNTTWLLHDAGVTQNSPEDFGIERP; encoded by the coding sequence ATGAAATATACTGTATTCGGTGCAGTTTCCGCCGCACTTATCGGGGCAGGGGGCGCTATGGCGCAGGATTTCCCAACCAAGGAAATTCAGGGCATTATCCAATGGGGGGCCGGTGGGTCAACCGATGTTGTGATGCGGTCTGTGACCCCGCATGCCGAAGCGGTGCTTGGCGGCACGGTTGTGATGCAGAACATGACTGGCGGCGTGGGCGCGATTGGTCTGAACCATGTGGCCGATCAGGCGGCAGATGGCTACACATTGCTGATGGGCGCGGAAAACCCGCTGCTGTACAAGGTCATGGGCCTTGGCGACAAGGATTACAGCGACTTCATCGCGATCAACCTGCTGGCACGCGGCACGCCTATTCTGGTTTCCGGCCAGAACACACCGTATAACGATTATGCTGAACTGATGGAATTCATCGCGGAAAACCCCGGTGAAGTGCGCTTTGGCGCAACTGGTCCCGGCGGCCTGCCATCGGTTATCACGGCGATGATGAACGCGGTCGAGGGTGAGTTGGATGTGATCTCCGTTCCCTTTGATGGTGATGGCCCCGCACTGACCGCGCTGCAAGGTGGCGCGATTGACGTGATGCCCGCCGTTCTGGGCGCCGCGATCGAAGGCATTCGCGCAGGCACAATGAAGCCGCTGGCCGTGTTCGATGTGGAATCGAATGAACGCCTGCCCGACGTGCCGACCGTTGCATCGTTCAATGACGCCTATGATGATCTGTTGCCATGGGGGCCGTTTTTCGGAATTTTCGTGAAAAACGGAACACCTGATGATGTGGTCGGCGCGCTTCAGGCTGCGTATTCCGAAGCCGCCCAGAATGCCGATTTTGTCGAGATGATCGACAATCGCGGCTTCACCATGATGAATATTGCCGGTGACGAAGCCGCCGACTTCATGAACCGCTGGCAGCAAAACACCACATGGCTGCTGCATGATGCGGGTGTGACGCAGAATTCGCCCGAAGATTTCGGCATCGAACGGCCCTGA
- a CDS encoding efflux RND transporter periplasmic adaptor subunit, producing MKLLRAAAVALIGTTLPAISTELTLVPQQVTDWKAVFAQVQPQTNLPARARISGTLSGLHVVEGDMVQAGQEIALITDDKLDLQLAAQDAQLQALAAQLDNARTELRRSEELLERGVTTVQRLDGLRTQVEVLESQIAATRAQRSVIEQQASEGIVLAPVSGRVLTVPQADGAIIMPGEAVVTIGGGGVFLRLAIPERHAHALTEGDSIFIAAQQGDVTGTLARIYPRIEGGRVMADVAVDDLDGTFVNARVLVRLPIGTRAALLVPEAALGTRAGLDFVQVAGPWQGLRTVVPGQRHQIGGVPMVEILSGLGAGDTVVLP from the coding sequence ATGAAGCTTCTACGCGCCGCCGCTGTCGCGCTGATTGGAACCACGCTTCCCGCCATCAGCACAGAATTAACGCTTGTCCCCCAACAGGTGACCGACTGGAAAGCCGTGTTTGCGCAAGTCCAGCCACAAACCAACCTGCCTGCCCGCGCACGCATCAGCGGCACCCTGTCGGGCCTGCATGTGGTCGAAGGCGACATGGTTCAGGCGGGGCAGGAAATCGCCCTGATCACAGATGACAAGCTGGATCTGCAACTGGCCGCACAGGATGCGCAGTTGCAAGCACTCGCCGCGCAGTTGGACAACGCCCGGACCGAGTTGCGCCGCAGCGAGGAATTGCTGGAACGTGGTGTCACTACCGTGCAGCGGCTGGACGGGTTGCGCACCCAGGTCGAGGTTCTGGAAAGCCAGATTGCCGCGACCCGCGCGCAGCGATCCGTCATCGAACAACAAGCCAGCGAAGGCATCGTTCTGGCCCCCGTTTCAGGGCGTGTGTTAACGGTCCCTCAGGCGGATGGTGCGATCATCATGCCCGGCGAAGCAGTGGTCACTATCGGCGGCGGTGGTGTATTCTTGCGCCTTGCCATTCCCGAACGCCACGCCCACGCCCTGACCGAAGGCGATTCCATTTTCATTGCAGCGCAACAGGGCGATGTGACCGGCACGCTTGCGCGAATATACCCCCGGATCGAAGGCGGGCGTGTCATGGCTGATGTTGCTGTGGATGATCTGGACGGGACATTTGTAAACGCCCGCGTTCTGGTCCGCCTGCCAATCGGTACGCGCGCGGCCCTGCTGGTGCCGGAAGCTGCGCTTGGCACGCGCGCTGGCCTTGATTTCGTGCAGGTTGCAGGGCCATGGCAGGGCCTGCGCACTGTCGTGCCCGGCCAGCGCCACCAGATTGGCGGGGTGCCGATGGTCGAAATCCTTAGCGGCCTTGGCGCGGGTGACACGGTGGTATTGCCATGA
- a CDS encoding LysR family transcriptional regulator, translating to MKELTLRQIEVIRAVMLRGTISGAAEFLGVSPPGISRLVKHTEETLGLRLFERREGLFIPAVEAGAVFDQVREVHRGVENLHDALFNLQKGDGADLAFASAPSVAQFIAARVLRSVRGRYPDLFIDLNILKIEETVEYLLLERGEFVIMSSAIQNPGVENTELARGRIVVVLPEGHRLAERPVLSVRDLAGEPLIGVDPSDPYGAILAKPFKDAGVPLEQSMRGRFAQTVVSLVRHGLGVALIDEFSVAEVYLPGLVRRPLQEEATVHVNVVRKKGRNLSNFAEYTIERFRRELRRATDQWSDTAQHKN from the coding sequence ATGAAAGAACTTACCCTGCGCCAGATCGAGGTTATTCGCGCGGTCATGCTGCGTGGCACCATCAGCGGGGCGGCAGAGTTTCTGGGCGTGTCGCCGCCCGGCATAAGCCGCCTTGTCAAACATACCGAAGAAACCCTTGGTCTGCGCCTGTTTGAACGCCGCGAGGGGTTGTTCATCCCCGCAGTCGAAGCGGGCGCGGTTTTCGATCAGGTGCGCGAGGTGCATCGCGGTGTCGAAAACCTGCATGATGCGCTGTTTAATCTGCAAAAGGGCGACGGGGCCGATCTGGCTTTCGCTTCAGCCCCATCGGTGGCGCAATTCATTGCGGCGCGGGTTTTGCGGTCGGTGCGCGGGCGTTACCCTGACTTGTTCATTGATCTGAACATCCTGAAAATTGAAGAAACGGTTGAATACCTGCTGCTTGAACGGGGGGAATTCGTGATCATGTCGTCCGCGATCCAGAACCCCGGGGTCGAGAATACTGAACTGGCGCGCGGGCGCATTGTGGTTGTCCTGCCGGAAGGGCACCGACTGGCCGAGCGGCCCGTTTTGTCAGTGCGCGATCTGGCGGGCGAGCCGTTGATCGGTGTGGACCCGTCCGACCCGTATGGCGCCATTCTGGCCAAGCCCTTCAAAGATGCAGGCGTGCCGCTTGAGCAAAGCATGCGCGGGCGTTTTGCGCAAACCGTGGTCAGTCTGGTGCGCCATGGGCTGGGGGTTGCGTTGATCGACGAATTTTCTGTCGCAGAGGTGTATCTGCCGGGGTTGGTGCGCCGCCCCTTGCAAGAAGAAGCGACTGTGCATGTCAATGTGGTGCGCAAAAAAGGGCGCAACCTGTCCAATTTTGCCGAATACACGATAGAGCGTTTCCGGCGCGAATTGCGGCGGGCCACGGACCAGTGGAGTGATACGGCGCAGCACAAGAATTAA
- a CDS encoding tripartite tricarboxylate transporter permease: protein MEALSAFVTVLAQPQLLALVALGTFAGIYIGAIPGLSVTMAVSILISFTFSWSVYPALALMVGIYMGGVYGGARTAILLNIPGAPSAIATALDGYPMAKRGEAGQAIGVSTVMSVIGGFVGIAVLAVAAPLVSDFALRFQPRDYMFLAVLGILLVGSLSTGSLVKGIFAGALGIAIGAVGRDPLTFTPRFTFDLSLLNGGISFIAVMIGMFGVSEALLQLHHVDKKAIRQKVGRIIPSWKVVRKHLPLSMQTSTIGVTIGALPGTGGDIAALMAYDHAKRVTKNPERPFGDGAMEGLVAPEAANNAAVGGAFVPMMTLGIPGDAVTAIMIGALFIHGLNPGPMLMIDRPEMFWFIVGALTFANIFLLIFGLTGIRLFTKLVEMPRAVLIPLILILSIVGAYAVNNAITDVYWMLGFGVLGYFMRHYGYPLGPVILGVILSRLLDDNWRRAIITAREDWGRFFDGVFSSPLSSVLLAAIIFIFLSHTPPWKWAKARFFARPKPKE, encoded by the coding sequence ATGGAGGCGCTTTCAGCATTTGTAACGGTTCTGGCCCAACCGCAGCTTCTGGCGCTGGTGGCGCTGGGCACATTCGCGGGCATCTATATCGGGGCCATTCCGGGCCTGTCGGTGACGATGGCAGTGTCGATCCTGATTTCGTTCACCTTCTCATGGTCGGTCTATCCGGCGCTGGCGCTGATGGTGGGCATCTATATGGGGGGCGTGTATGGCGGCGCGCGCACCGCGATTTTGTTAAACATTCCCGGCGCACCGTCGGCCATTGCCACGGCGCTGGACGGCTACCCGATGGCCAAACGCGGCGAGGCCGGTCAGGCCATCGGGGTCAGCACGGTCATGTCCGTGATCGGCGGCTTTGTCGGAATTGCGGTGCTGGCCGTGGCCGCGCCGCTGGTGTCGGATTTCGCGCTGCGGTTCCAGCCGCGTGATTACATGTTTCTGGCGGTGCTGGGCATTTTGCTGGTGGGGTCACTGTCGACGGGATCGCTGGTCAAGGGTATCTTCGCCGGTGCGCTGGGCATTGCCATTGGCGCAGTCGGGCGCGACCCGCTGACCTTCACGCCGCGCTTTACCTTTGATCTGTCGCTGCTGAACGGGGGCATTTCCTTTATCGCGGTCATGATCGGCATGTTCGGCGTATCTGAGGCGCTGTTGCAACTGCACCATGTCGACAAGAAGGCCATTCGCCAGAAGGTGGGCCGCATCATTCCGTCATGGAAGGTGGTGCGAAAACACCTGCCCTTGTCGATGCAGACATCGACCATTGGCGTGACCATTGGCGCTTTGCCGGGCACGGGCGGCGATATTGCGGCGCTGATGGCCTATGACCATGCGAAACGTGTCACCAAGAACCCTGAACGCCCCTTTGGTGATGGGGCCATGGAAGGGCTGGTTGCGCCAGAGGCCGCGAATAATGCAGCCGTTGGCGGCGCGTTCGTGCCCATGATGACACTGGGCATTCCCGGTGATGCGGTGACCGCGATCATGATCGGTGCGCTGTTCATCCACGGGCTGAACCCCGGCCCGATGCTGATGATCGACCGCCCCGAAATGTTCTGGTTCATCGTGGGCGCGCTGACATTTGCCAATATTTTCTTGTTGATTTTCGGCCTGACGGGGATACGGCTGTTCACCAAACTGGTGGAAATGCCGCGCGCCGTGCTGATCCCGCTGATCCTGATCCTGTCGATCGTGGGGGCCTATGCGGTCAATAACGCGATTACCGATGTCTACTGGATGCTGGGTTTTGGTGTGCTGGGCTATTTCATGCGCCATTACGGCTATCCGCTGGGTCCGGTTATTCTGGGGGTGATCCTGTCGCGCTTGCTGGATGACAACTGGCGGCGTGCGATTATCACCGCACGCGAGGATTGGGGCCGCTTCTTTGACGGCGTGTTTTCAAGCCCGCTGTCATCGGTGTTGCTGGCCGCCATTATCTTTATTTTCCTGTCGCACACGCCGCCCTGGAAATGGGCGAAAGCGCGGTTTTTCGCACGCCCCAAACCAAAAGAGTGA
- a CDS encoding ribbon-helix-helix domain-containing protein, translating to MSGRPVKHSLTLRGHRTSVSLEDIFWREFRRIARERGVALNVLAAQIDATRGDIGLASAIRVFVLETALHPDLHDP from the coding sequence ATGAGCGGGCGGCCCGTCAAACATTCGCTGACATTGCGCGGGCATCGCACATCCGTGTCGCTGGAAGATATCTTCTGGCGGGAATTCCGCCGCATCGCGCGTGAACGCGGGGTGGCGCTGAATGTGCTGGCCGCGCAAATCGACGCCACGCGCGGCGATATCGGGCTGGCCTCTGCCATCAGGGTGTTTGTGCTGGAAACAGCGCTGCACCCCGACCTGCACGACCCCTGA
- a CDS encoding bifunctional sugar phosphate isomerase/epimerase/4-hydroxyphenylpyruvate dioxygenase family protein has product MKLSLATVSIAGDLRQKLAAIAAAGFDGVEIFEQDLIASDASPREIGRMVRDHGLEITLFQPFRDFEGLPEPLRSRAFARAEHKFDLMGELGCDLMLVCSNLHPAARGGVDRSAADLHALGERAARRGLRVGYEALAWGRHVNDHRDAWEIVRRADHPALGLVLDSFHTLARGIDVDTIRRIPGDRIFYVHLADAPRIDMDLLYLSRHFRCMPLEGEMDVVGFARAVLATGYDHVFSPEIFNDQFRGGVAGVIARDGLRSLKALLDAARRAEPHLPQRLPAMPAPQQAQDVAFLEFATSADEEHDLGAFLAGAGFEHAGNHVSKSVSLWRQGNINILINTETRGHAHMTWVNHGTSISEIALQVPDAAAAQTRAHELGALADDETEHGPGELSIPALHSLGGGLLRLLDDGPELRRIWERDFAVQPVSGGAGLRRIDHIGQTMAYDEMLSWSLYYTTLFDAQKSPIVDVIDPGGLVRSQAIKSGGLRLTLNGAENHRTFAGRFIQDSLGASVQHVAFSTDDIFASSAKLAACGFERLRLGANYYADLKARFGLPQDLVDRLEGESILYDEDEGGSFFQLFSMPRGDGLFFEVVQRDGRHDGYGAPNAPYRIAAQRRVTRGQGMPIR; this is encoded by the coding sequence ATGAAACTGTCCCTTGCCACTGTGTCCATTGCCGGTGATCTGCGCCAGAAGCTGGCGGCCATTGCCGCCGCAGGGTTCGACGGGGTCGAGATATTCGAGCAGGACCTGATCGCGTCAGATGCCAGCCCGCGCGAAATCGGGCGGATGGTGCGCGATCACGGGCTGGAGATCACGCTGTTCCAGCCCTTCCGCGATTTTGAAGGGCTGCCGGAGCCGCTGCGCAGTCGTGCTTTCGCGCGGGCGGAACATAAGTTCGACCTGATGGGGGAGTTGGGCTGCGATCTGATGCTGGTGTGTTCAAACCTGCATCCGGCGGCGCGCGGGGGCGTGGACCGGTCTGCCGCCGATCTGCACGCGTTGGGGGAACGTGCCGCACGCCGTGGCCTGCGTGTGGGGTATGAAGCGCTGGCCTGGGGGCGGCATGTCAATGACCACCGCGATGCATGGGAAATTGTGCGCCGCGCGGACCATCCCGCACTTGGGCTGGTGCTGGACAGTTTTCATACCCTTGCGCGCGGCATAGATGTGGACACCATCCGCCGCATTCCCGGCGACCGCATTTTCTATGTGCATCTGGCCGATGCGCCGCGCATTGACATGGACCTGCTGTATCTGTCGCGCCATTTCCGGTGCATGCCGCTGGAAGGGGAGATGGATGTTGTGGGCTTTGCGCGGGCGGTTCTGGCCACAGGGTATGACCATGTATTCAGCCCCGAAATTTTCAACGACCAGTTTCGCGGCGGTGTCGCAGGCGTCATCGCGCGCGACGGGTTGCGGTCGCTGAAGGCATTGCTGGATGCGGCGCGCCGGGCGGAACCGCACCTGCCGCAGCGCCTGCCCGCCATGCCCGCGCCCCAACAGGCGCAGGATGTGGCGTTTCTGGAATTCGCCACATCAGCGGATGAAGAACACGATCTGGGGGCGTTTCTGGCGGGGGCAGGGTTTGAACATGCCGGAAATCATGTGTCCAAATCCGTGTCCCTGTGGCGGCAGGGCAATATCAACATTCTGATCAATACAGAAACGCGCGGCCATGCCCATATGACATGGGTGAACCACGGAACCAGCATCAGCGAGATTGCCCTGCAAGTGCCCGACGCTGCCGCCGCGCAGACCCGCGCGCACGAACTGGGCGCATTGGCCGATGATGAAACCGAACATGGCCCCGGTGAATTGTCGATCCCTGCGCTGCACTCTCTGGGTGGCGGGCTGCTGCGCTTGCTGGATGACGGGCCGGAACTGCGGCGTATCTGGGAACGTGATTTTGCGGTGCAGCCAGTATCGGGCGGGGCCGGGTTGAGGCGCATTGACCATATCGGCCAGACCATGGCCTATGATGAAATGCTGAGTTGGTCGTTATATTACACCACCTTGTTTGATGCGCAGAAATCACCCATCGTTGATGTTATTGACCCCGGCGGTTTGGTCCGGTCACAGGCCATCAAAAGCGGTGGTCTGCGCCTGACATTGAACGGGGCTGAAAACCACCGCACTTTCGCCGGGCGCTTCATTCAGGACAGTCTGGGCGCATCGGTGCAGCATGTGGCCTTCAGCACCGACGATATATTCGCAAGTTCTGCCAAACTGGCCGCATGCGGGTTTGAACGGCTGCGGCTGGGTGCCAACTACTATGCCGATCTGAAGGCGCGTTTCGGGTTGCCGCAAGACCTTGTGGACCGGCTGGAGGGGGAGAGCATTCTGTATGATGAGGATGAGGGCGGCAGCTTCTTTCAGCTGTTCAGCATGCCGCGCGGGGACGGGCTGTTTTTCGAGGTTGTCCAGCGCGATGGCCGCCATGATGGCTATGGTGCGCCAAACGCGCCCTACCGTATTGCCGCACAGCGCCGTGTGACACGCGGACAAGGCATGCCAATACGCTGA
- a CDS encoding shikimate dehydrogenase produces the protein MTPDLLLGLIGDNIAASRSPLLHVLAGRQNGKRVQYDRLVPAALGLDFAAVFAGAAAQGYRGLNITYPYKEKVVAHVTVADPQVRAVGAVNTVLFGPDGPMGHNTDYSGFIAAYRGLRGDAPTGAVLMIGTGGVGRAVAFGLVALGVQDLRLVDRDRAKASALAADLQRAAPQLSVQIADCAETAASGAQGVVNCTPVGMVGYGGTPLARSALAGTQWVFDAVYTPAQTQFLTDARAQGAQVLSGWELFFWQGVQAWALFSDGLGLDLARLRADLLAPSEDAV, from the coding sequence ATGACCCCTGATCTGCTGCTTGGCCTGATTGGTGACAATATCGCTGCATCGCGTTCACCGCTTTTGCATGTTCTGGCGGGCAGGCAGAACGGGAAGCGCGTGCAATATGACCGGCTGGTGCCCGCAGCACTGGGTCTGGATTTTGCAGCCGTGTTTGCGGGTGCCGCAGCGCAAGGGTATCGCGGGCTGAACATCACCTACCCCTATAAGGAAAAGGTGGTGGCGCATGTCACGGTTGCCGATCCGCAGGTGCGCGCGGTGGGCGCGGTCAACACGGTGCTGTTCGGACCGGACGGGCCAATGGGCCACAACACTGATTATTCGGGTTTTATCGCCGCCTATCGCGGTCTGCGCGGGGATGCGCCAACCGGCGCGGTGTTGATGATTGGCACGGGCGGTGTGGGGCGTGCGGTGGCGTTCGGGTTGGTCGCGCTGGGGGTGCAGGACTTGCGCCTTGTGGACCGCGACCGCGCCAAGGCCAGCGCGCTGGCCGCGGATTTGCAGCGCGCCGCGCCGCAATTGTCGGTGCAGATTGCCGATTGTGCTGAAACGGCGGCATCGGGCGCGCAGGGGGTGGTCAACTGCACCCCTGTCGGTATGGTGGGCTATGGCGGCACGCCGCTTGCGCGCAGCGCCTTGGCGGGAACGCAATGGGTGTTCGATGCGGTCTATACGCCTGCACAGACGCAGTTTCTGACAGATGCCCGCGCGCAAGGTGCGCAAGTGCTGTCGGGGTGGGAATTGTTTTTCTGGCAGGGCGTGCAGGCATGGGCGCTGTTCTCAGACGGGTTGGGGCTGGATCTGGCACGCCTGCGCGCCGACCTGCTTGCCCCTTCGGAGGATGCTGTATGA